GGGCGAAAGGGAACGCCGAGGGGCTGGTGACGAATCGTGCGATGCTGGGGATGTTCACAACAATGCCGAGGCCGTGACGCTCCACGGCGCGACCGCCATGGTCTGCCGTTCGTCCAATTTGTACAATGAGTGAAATGCCCAGTCCACCGCCCCGCCGTCGCCCCTCGACGCTGGCCGCCAGTCGGATGCTGCAGGCGCAGCGTCCTCTGGGCGCGGCGCCGCTGCCGCCGTTGGGGCGTGGCGCACCGGCGAAGGGTGGGATGCCGCCGGACCCGCGTGGCCGTGGGACGGCGTCGTCTACGCTAAGTGCCCGCACGGAGCCCGCATCAGGGAAACCCGTACCCCGCCCGGGGGGCGCGGCGAAGTCGCCGGTTGCGAGCGCACCGGCGCGTCCGCCCGCCACGAGGCACGTCGACCGGGATCAGGTGCTGGTGAGCAGCGTGGTCGTGGCCTTCCTGCTGCTCACGGTGGCCGCGGTCGGCCTACAGGTAAACGGCAACGCGCGCACCGACCGCAGCGTCGGTCAGGTGACGGGCACCCTGACCCGCGTGTACGATCAGCAGACCGCGTTCCGGCTCATCAATCAGCGCTTCGCCACCTGGCCGGAGCTCAAGGCGCAGGGAATGGCCCTGCCCATGTCGCATCGGGTGCTCGCCTCCAACGCCTCCCCGTCGCATTGGTTCATCAAGGTACGTGACACCCAGACCGGGATCGTCTGTTCCCGCACGGGGGAGCTGTTCGACGAGGGGCCGCTTGAACGGCCGCCCAGCTGCAGCACCGGCGCACGATAGTCACCGAACGGGGATTCCCTCCGTCCACCCGCGGCGATAGATCGGAGAGTGCTCCGATCCTCTCCGTTCCGATTCGTTCGCGGGCTGCTGCTGGTGGCGGTCCTGGGCCAGAGCGCCGACCTCTCGGCCCAATCCCGCCCCGCCGCCGACTCCCTGCGGCGCGACCGTGCGCAAGCGCTGCGCTCCCTGCGGGTGAGTGTCACCCGCGACGTCGAACGGACGCCCTTCGAACTGCCCTTCGCGCTTTCCACCGCTCCGCTGTCGGCGCGGCCGGCACTGCGACGCACCGGCGCCAATGAACTGCTGCTGGCCGTCCCCGGTGTGCAGGTACAGGATCGCGCCAATCCGTCGCAGGACCAGCGCATCGCCATCCGTGGTTTCGGTGCACGCTCGGCCTTCGGGGTGCGTGGCGTGCGCGTGCTGCGCGACGGCGTGCCGGTATCGCTTCCCGACGGGCAGACGCCCACCGACTGGATCGACCTCGAGACCATCGACCGTATCGACATCGTGCGCGGTACGGCCGCCGCGCTGTATGGCAATGCGGCCGGCGGCGTGATCGACATGCGGTCGCGCGCGCCGGCGGCGGTGCCGTTCACGGCGCAGGCGCGCGTGTGGGACGGCGGGGGGGTGCAGCGCGGCAACCTGCAGCTGTCGGGCAGTCAGGCAGACAGTACCGGGTGGTGGCAACGCGCCGGCTGGCTGCTGTCGGCCACCCGCACCCAGGGCGACGGACCGCGACGCTGGTCGCGGCTCGATGCGTCGAGCCTCTTCGCGCGCGGCCTCGCCACCGTGGCGGGGACGCGCCTTGAGTTGCAGGCCACGCACTACGACGCCCCGCGTGCCGAGAACACCGGCGCGCTCACGGCCGAGGAGTTGGCGCGCGATCCGCGCCTCCCCGACTCGCTCAACATCACACGGCGGTCACGCAAGGCCGTGGTGCAGACGCAGCTGGCGCTGCTCGGCGAACGGGAGGTGGCGGGCGGCACGGTACGCGGCTCGCTCTTCACGAGTGCCCGCACGCTCGACAATCCGCTCCCGTTTGCCATGGTGGCGGTGGACCGGAAGGTGATGGGCGGAGGAGTGCACGGCGCGTGGCGCGTGGCACGGCTCGCGTGGCCGGTGCGTCTGGGGGCGGGTGTCGATGCGCAACGGGTGCTGGACGAGCGCTACAACTACGAGAATTGCGCCGCCGTTGCCGCGGCGGCACCGGCCACGGCGCTCTGTCCGCAGCCCGGCACCGAGCGCGGGGCCACGCGGCTCGATCAGCAGGAGCGCGCCGCCAGCGTGGGGGCGTATGGGCGCGTCGAAGTGGAAGCGCCGCACGGCCTGCTTGCGAGTGCCGCGCTGCGCCACGATCAGGTGCAGTTCCGTGTGCGCGATCGCTTCATCACGCCGCGCAACGCCGACGATTCCGGCGATCGGTCGCTGCAGGCGGTGAGCCCCATGCTGGGGCTGGTCTGGCGCGTCCGTCCGCAGTGGTCGCTGTACGGCAACCTCTCCACCGCCTTCGAAACGCCCACGATCACCGAACTCACGAATCAGGAAACGGGCGCGGCAGGACTCAACGCGACGCTCGAACCACAGCGCACACGAACGTCGGAGATGGGCGCGCAGGCGCTGCTGGGCGGTCGGGTGCGCGCCGATCTGGCGCTCTTCCGCGCCGTCGTGCTCGATGAGCTGGTGCCCTTCGACGTGCCCAATCAGCCGGGGCGCCGGGCTTTCCGCAATGCCGGCCGCTCCACCCGTACGGGTGCGGAAACCAGTGTGCGCGCCGCATGGCAGGCGTTCG
The window above is part of the Gemmatimonas sp. genome. Proteins encoded here:
- a CDS encoding TonB-dependent receptor, whose product is MLRSSPFRFVRGLLLVAVLGQSADLSAQSRPAADSLRRDRAQALRSLRVSVTRDVERTPFELPFALSTAPLSARPALRRTGANELLLAVPGVQVQDRANPSQDQRIAIRGFGARSAFGVRGVRVLRDGVPVSLPDGQTPTDWIDLETIDRIDIVRGTAAALYGNAAGGVIDMRSRAPAAVPFTAQARVWDGGGVQRGNLQLSGSQADSTGWWQRAGWLLSATRTQGDGPRRWSRLDASSLFARGLATVAGTRLELQATHYDAPRAENTGALTAEELARDPRLPDSLNITRRSRKAVVQTQLALLGEREVAGGTVRGSLFTSARTLDNPLPFAMVAVDRKVMGGGVHGAWRVARLAWPVRLGAGVDAQRVLDERYNYENCAAVAAAAPATALCPQPGTERGATRLDQQERAASVGAYGRVEVEAPHGLLASAALRHDQVQFRVRDRFITPRNADDSGDRSLQAVSPMLGLVWRVRPQWSLYGNLSTAFETPTITELTNQETGAAGLNATLEPQRTRTSEMGAQALLGGRVRADLALFRAVVLDELVPFDVPNQPGRRAFRNAGRSTRTGAETSVRAAWQAFEAGAAYTWSRFRFDRYVVGNTSFAGKAIPGVPAHYLQAFGTARRGPLWSSVEVTAASSASANDGGTVTAAGYAVWNWRAGLDAVVGSVRLQPTVSLENAFDRRHAGSLVINATRNRFFEPGLPRRLTVLTSLQWR